actgggaatgaccaggaatcattcctatttttacccggGCACCCCCGGCTGAcatcacctgaggcaagccaggagcactcacgggctgatggtgatgacggatatcagtcatattgtactgtctgccaccagggaggggaaaggagcagatactgctcttcactgctgcagcattgcgtctaccaccagcattcagtagacatagggtgacatggaaaaaagtcaagaaactatttctttcccttttcttgcacgtggtggggggagagagtaaATTggcgagctataccctgaaccacgctggacaatgtgtttgaacctacaggcactgggaactcagccaagaatgcaaatagttttcagaaactactgtggactgtgggatagctggagtcctcagtaccctctccctccctccatgagcgtccatttgattctttggctttccgttactcttgtcacacagcactgtgtagcctggagatttttttcaaacgctttggcatttcgtcttctgtaacggagctctgatagaacagatttgtctccccatacagcgatcagatccagtatctcctgtacggtccatgctggagctctttttggatttgggactgcatcaccacccgtgctgatcagagctctacgctgggcaaacaggaaatgtaattcaaaagttcgcggggcttttcctgtttacctggccactgcatctgagttgagattgctgtccagagcagtcacagtggtgcactgtgggataccgcccagaggccaataccgtcgatttgcggccacactaaccctaatccgatatggtaataccgattttagcactactcctctcgttggggaggagtacagaaaccgatttaaagagccctttatatcgatatagagggcctcgtagtgtggatgggtgcgcagttaaatcggtttaatgctgctaaaatcggtttaaacgcgtagtgtccACCAGGCCTAAGAGGAAAAAAAGCACTAGAAAAGGAGTTGACATTAGCCTTCCAGACTCTtcactgtgtgcgtgtgtgcatatatatataaaccaAGTGCGTGTATCTGCTTAAAAGTACCCCAGTCATTGCTCCCCTGTGGATTAAAAGCCCTTCAAAACTATGAGGCAGAGGACgggagagaaaataaaaatgaagatttCTGAAACCCTATAGGAACTTGACCTGCAACCCTTTTCACTGTGTCTTCTGTGGCATTTGCCTCTGCTTAGAAAGCCTCTGGGGAGCTGAACTCTAAGATTCGGGCAGAATTTGAGCGACTTCATCAAATActggaggaaaaggagagagtTGTGTTAATGGAGCTGGCCAAAGAGGAGGAACAGCTATTGTTGAGGCTGCGTGGGGACATCatgcagctggaggaggggatCTCAGAGCTGGGAAAGAACATTGAGCACATACAAGAAATCCTGAACAAGACGGAAGACTCGTTACTGCTGGAGGTGAGATTGCTCGGCCAGCTCTTAACACATTGAGgcttgaggaggagggagaaagatgTTAACAGAATACTGACACATGGTGGGGAGAGCTCAAAATCTGAATCGGAAAGTTGGAGAGCAGCAGAAGAAACTATTGTGCTGTAGGACTGCCCAGTAATCTATGCTTACACATCTGAAAGGGAAGCAGCAAGGCAGGGCAAGAGCTACAGTCCAAAATTGGGATCCACAGATCCTGGATGGTCTAGAGCTCTTGCTGTGGTCCCTTCAAAGCTGTCTGGTCAAGGGGTGACCTCCTCCCTCTGTTTCCATCTGCTAAATGACATCATAGGAACATTAAAATACGTTTGAATGCTTCCCTaattacttttccatgtaagcagTTGCAGAGGTTGCCACAAGGATGTTTTGTGATTGtggatgggaggggaggaggtggttcATGAGACAAGCTCTCTACTAAGATGTGGTCTGTACTGGGGAGACATGTAGGGACCCTGAGGCTGGCAAAAGGAGCAGGGGTGCAACACTGAGCATCATTGTGAGATGGATCTGTCAAGGCTCATGTAAGAAATCACCATCCATCATTGCTCTTGGCAACTGTGAATAGCTGGCACGCAAGGTAAGTGAGTGAGCGAGCCACTGCTGGGAAAGTGTGCCTCAGTGGTCAAAAGCACACATGTCATGTCCCCGTGGGTAgccatgccccccacccctccccattgTGTGTGGCAAGATCTCCAAGTTAGTAGATGGAAGGGGAAAGGGTAAATCCTTGGCACTGTTGTCTTTGCAGAAGCTCAGGTTGAAAACAGACTggcaggtgcaggagagggtgcgaAGAGGTTGACTCCTTTACTGGGAGAGGGATGAGGAGCCCCAGATAATGAAGGCAGGCTCTGGTGACTTCAGGTAGGTAAAGGTACACTCAATAAAGCACGTGCCTTTACCTGCCTCAGGTTCCCAGAGCCAGCTGTGTCCTTTGGAGCCCATCTCTGTAATCATGTTTAATCTTTGAAAAATTCCTCTGAGTAGAAGGTATCAGTCCCAGACAGGCGAGTGAAAGTAtacaggggaaggggagagagagagactgttcaTGAGTGAGTGAGCCCTCTCTTGAGATTGACTGTTAGAGAGACAGCTGCAATTTTGTGTCTCACTCCCACTCTTCTGGATCTTATTCTCAGGCCCTTGGACTGAGGCATCTTAGATGTGTTCAGAGTCGTTCTCCTCAGCCCCTTGCCCTCCAAAACAACCTTGGTTTATATACACAATGTCCATCCCCTGATGGGGTCCAGTTGGAGTGGTGTGTTTATCTTCTCTGTGTTTGAATGTGGTGGCAGGAAAGAGGGTAGTTAATTTATTTGTGCAGCTGTACGAATTAAGGATGGTGATTGTTAATTTTCTCTGCCTTTCATTGCAGGTGGAGAGCATGGCTATCAGGTACGTGTCTGGAATCAAATAAGCTGTTTCCCTTTTCATGAAGCTTTTATCTCCCCTCCTTGGCTGGGGACGGTGGGAAGAGAGGTGTTATCTTTTTAGTTTTTAAAGCATTGCTAATTGTCTAGCAGGCCATTGGCATGGAGCCAGGCGAGGGGAGGAGGATCCGTCCCCCAGCGAGCACCAGATGCTCTCATGTAGAAGTACTGGGCTTCTGGGCTAGGTTCAATGGAAGCATTGGCTATAATGGAAATGGGAAAACGGAGTTGCAGGTGCATATCTGGGTGCGTACAATGAGCATGAATTACACATCAGGGAAGAGTGGAGAACTGTTACATCAAATGACGGTGTACAAGCTAAAGAGGGGCTGTGTGTGATGAATATGGAAATGTTGGgaatacttttatttttatgtacGCCCCTgttgtctctgtgttttctgctgctgtaCACTGACTCCAAAGGGAAGGGATGAGGTGTTGGACTCGGGTAGCCGCTTGGCTGGAGACCAGAGTCATTAACAAACTGAATAGAGGCTACTTGTGTAAATGGAGGATCCGGAACAGACAATGGAGACATTCACACCCAGTGACCAAAGGCCAAGAGGAAGGATGATTTCCCCCCACTTTTCTGCCAAGAAGCAGAGCAAAGGCCCCCAAGAGTGGGGCTGAGAACATGGTCAGTGGTGTGTAAGTCGTGCTCATTTTGCATACCTGCCGAATGGTGAACCAGTGCATGttgctctgctttaccagccaCAACACCGTGTCCATCTCTGCTGAATTTGACCCAAGGCTTCTGGGGCCTTACACCTTCCTTCTCCAGGGCATTTCAGCCAGTAGGGGAGCAGGGAGACAGAACAGCAGCCTGTCTCAGCTTGAAGGTTACTCTGTATCTACCAATCACTCTGCCGTCAGAGTGACTTCCTGTTTGATCTCCTTGGCAAGATGTAATCCACCCCCTTGACCTCTTGTTGTGTACCCTGCCCCCCTCCGTCCATTTGCTCTGGTCCCTTGCCTCCCGCAAAGGCCTCACCTCTAAAACACCCCCAGTCCAAGTCTTCTTTTCTAGTGGGCTTTTGCTAATGGCTTTGTAAAAACAACGAACTCCTTGTCTGGACCCTGCCTCACTCTTGCCCCATCTTGCTCGCCCAGGCCCCCGGTGCATGTGCGTGCACAGCCCTCCCTGGACATAGAGCGCCACAGAGACCGGTACAGCGGCCCCCTGCAATACATCTTCTGGAGACAAATGCTACAGTCAATCCACCCTGGTGAGTGTGACACAGTGCAGGATCCTTGGGGTGGAAATGTCCAGGTGGGGAGGTGGCCAGAGGAGAGGCGCCTAGGGAGGGGAAGTCGCCTAGACTGAAAAACATGGAGCAAAGCCCTGACAAATTCTAACTCTGTTATAGCTCCTGCTCCGCTGACATTTGACCCCGAATCAGCCCACCCTAACCTCATCCTCTCCAAAGACCTGAGGGCAGTGACTGAGAGCGACAGGCGTCAACCTGTCTGCAGCAGCCCCAAGCGTTTCCAGCAGTGTGTGAACGTCCTGGGCTCCGAGACCTTTGACAGCGGGAGCCACTACTGGGAGGTCTGGGTGGGCAGCAAAACCAAGTGGGACCTGGGGGTGGCAGCAGAGTCCGTGGACCGGGCAGCTAAGGTCAAGCTGTGCCCTGAGAATGGTTACTGGGCACTTCGTCTGAGGAACGGGACGGAGTATTGGGCCACTGCCACCCCGTGGGTGCGCCTTGCCCCGAGGAGCTGTCTCCGGAAGGTGGGGGTCCTTCTGgactgcagagagaggaaggtgGCATTCTACAACGCTGAAGACATGACCCACCTCTTCACCTTCCACCAGGCTGCCGCGCGCAGGTTCTGCCCCTTCTTCAGCACTTGCTTCAGCGACGGCAAGCTGAACGTGGAGCCCATGAGAATCTGCCACCTGACTCTGtaagggtgagggtgggggtgggaggggtaagAAGTCTCCCAGGAAGCCATGCAGATACCAAAGAGACAACAGGtg
The DNA window shown above is from Gopherus flavomarginatus isolate rGopFla2 chromosome 7, rGopFla2.mat.asm, whole genome shotgun sequence and carries:
- the LOC127055040 gene encoding nuclear factor 7, brain-like; translated protein: MAGRSQEQSLREELTCAICYELFSDPVMLECMHHFCRACIQGYWGRCPRVASCPQCRREFSSRTFRPHYLVSGVVEKVRKCSSEDHKRKMQKHLADALQAHQREMENIVQMKHTAEEDICNLTKASGELNSKIRAEFERLHQILEEKERVVLMELAKEEEQLLLRLRGDIMQLEEGISELGKNIEHIQEILNKTEDSLLLEVESMAIRPPVHVRAQPSLDIERHRDRYSGPLQYIFWRQMLQSIHPAPAPLTFDPESAHPNLILSKDLRAVTESDRRQPVCSSPKRFQQCVNVLGSETFDSGSHYWEVWVGSKTKWDLGVAAESVDRAAKVKLCPENGYWALRLRNGTEYWATATPWVRLAPRSCLRKVGVLLDCRERKVAFYNAEDMTHLFTFHQAAARRFCPFFSTCFSDGKLNVEPMRICHLTL